The genomic DNA aaaattataattataattattataaaaaaatataataattgtatttatctttgagtcgtcgctagcgcaagtcaacgttctttgttgtttttagtcaaatatctccTTGTTTGGTTTACACTTCTCCGTGTCTCACTCACTccgtctttctctctctctctctcagagagagaaagagagagagacggagtaagagcgagagaacgccactctgattggctgcggaatcagccaatcagagtgtgggtgtcatctctatcacaacgacgcgctgataggctgttaccacctGGGTCATACAGCGCTCATGCCACATGCATGGAACCTTTCGCTGCAGGCCCACAGTTGTCTAGTTATATTTGCACATGAATGAGATCTGTTGAGGTCATTTGTTTAccagggttgtgtttaaaagtatttattttattgttaaaactgaaagttttatttaagttcttatttatttttgtttcaaagaaaatctttcatgtattttatttgatatttattttatttttgttaattttaagaaaatgttaaactactacctacctcctgctactatataagcttgatcgataataaacggacccagcctgtttcaaaataacatttgtggaccttcaagatttgtacttgaggacccctgccttagagtctTCTCAATCTGTCCTGCACACTTCCATagtatattgtttttttgttttttatctcagtgtgtgtgtgcataaaaaaaataacataaaagatTAATTTCTGCCAAGTAGAAACCAATAATTATGAATTGAATATTTTAGTAAactaaaacactaaaaaaaactgtttacaacTTTCGACATacgttttttaacattttgcgAGCCCTAAGACATAAAATAACACCTTTTATTCACCTttgcactcttttaatccaatatagaaaTGCTGcctaaggctgagccaatcagtggccacgatactgaacaaagCGTGCTGATTGCCTTGGTTTCCTCTAGTGGCCAATCCTACTGTACTATTGATGTTTACCGTTTGTTTGGCCATTTTATCCTTGGAAATACCTCAATTAGGACCAAAAAAttggaaaatatgttttaaatatatatattttttaaccccCAAAAAATCTGCGATGtggtgaagctgcaatatttgacTGTATTATTTATAAAACAACCCATTTTTAAGTAAAGTAATTTGTCTTGCAATGTTATTTTGTGCAAAAATTCTTCTAAAGTGAAACTtatgtacagtactgtatgtgaactgcagcatatatatatatatatatatatatatatatatatatatatatatatatatatatatatatatatatatatatatatatatatatgtatttaaaggatgtgcgtgtgtgtgtgggtgtgtgggtgtgtgtgtgtgtttactcacTAATTTGTGTTTTATCACAGCAATTTAAGTAAGTCTATGTCTTAGTTCAAAACTTCCATTTTAATGTTGAAGATTAAGAAgtgtgtgagtgcgtgcgtgtgtgtgtgtgtcacatttATTTGCAGCCACCTTAGTCATCATAACTAAACTCAATTAAAATACTTTATATTCAAACGTGAAGTAGAGTTTAACCAAAACGGTGTACAGTAtggaaaatgtttgttttctTTTCATTTAAAACTTTAAGAATTACACACCAAAAGTCAAGTAATTGAGAAAATGTATCCTTTTTTTTCCCATTGTCAAAGTTATTTTGAAATATCTTTAGTCCTAATCATGACTATacagttttatgccatttttgttgcattaaaaactaatagtataaataaaatttaaaaaagaataatatATTAGGCTTTACCTCACTAGCAACTTTTTTTGTcccatactaatattttggtaccggcaccaaaattatttcgatacttttcggtacttttctaaataaaggggaccacaaaaaattgcattattggctttatttcaacaaaaaatgttagggtaccggtacattaaacatatgtttcttattgcaagtttgtccttaaataaaatagtgaacatacaagacaacttgtcttttagtagtaagtaaacaaacaaagactcctaatttagctgctgacgtatgcagtaacatattgtgtcattttccattctattattttgtcaaaattattaagaacaagtggtagaaaatgaattattaatctacttgttcttttactgttaatatctgcttactttttatttgaacatgttctatcttcacttctgttaaaatgtaataatcatttgttcttctgttgtttggtaccttacattagttttggatgataccacaaatttgggtatcaatccgatatcaagtagtttcaggatcatacattggtcatattcaaagtcctcatgtgtccagggacatatttcctgagtttataaacataatataaataaatttaaaaaaagaaaatgtcgtgatgccaaaaaatatctacgtaatcatagtagtatcgactagatacgctactgtacttggtatcattacagtggatgttaggtacttctcagaggtggtatagtaccaaatatgattaattagtatcgctgtattatactaataccggtataccgtacaacccactGGCAACTCATGTTGACTATTATCGttatgataatttaaaaaaaattctgatagGGGCTCGTTTTAGATGTCTGGATTAGCCTTGCTGCCGACTAGTGGTTAAACACCATaccacaaaatgttttaataaagtaGATTAAGCATTTGGAATAATGTTGAAATAAGTAGAATCAAtgtaggaatggtttgaatattgaAAAGTGAAAGCTCTACTGAAACAAAGCAATATGGATCgtgaaatgttaaatgtatgttggAATAGTGGaaattaacaaaaaatatgactctCGGATGTATATATCCATCAAATTAGatacaaagttagcatgctaatgttagcatactattaCAATAGTTAGCATGCACGCAAGATATTATCAAGGAACAAAATAGGCCTATATGACTTAAGTGTATACTGCATAATTagcttaaaaagctagcatattaaTGTTAGCAAATAAAGAAATCAGTGATTTGTAGCTCCATGTGTACAAAATTAGTATAATGTAAGCagaaaactttagcatgctaagctAACATATGCTAACATGGGAAGAACAATTAACATTTTTGCAAGATGGCTCTAAGTTACAAAATCCATGATCATTAAGTTAAAATGtagaaaatgagctaaaatgctatcaTAAAGCAATAAAAGGATAATTTAAGCAAGctaataaatttatatatatatatatatatattaggattgtacggtataccggcattagtatagtaccgcaacactaatgaatcatattcactcagtactataccacctctgaaaagtaccgtttATTTCGTTTTCATGGACAAATCATAGCAATATCCCAGGATCACAGCCTATCAAAAATAGCAACTAAAATAACACTTATTCTTTATATTATATTCTAACAACATTGCAATCAAACATTGAACAATGTACACATGCAATTCCCATTTTGTGATCAAGGGGTGTACTTGGGTTGTTTTTTTATGAGACGCTTGGGGGCCCTGGAAATCTCGGGGCCCCAGACAATTGCCTGTGTTCGCCTAATGGTGCATCAGTCCCTGCTGATATGGGAACATATCATCCTCTCATAGTCCTCTAGAGTATTACCAAGTGTCAATCACCTGATCATGTCTTATTATATAAAGCAGCCACTTTTCCGCAACAATTTGTCATTGTCAGCGTTTACCACCGTGGGACAATGACCCTACTTTTGTTTTGTTAACAAGCGTACTGTTATATTTATGTGCTGTGCTAGTTTTTGTGTAGATCTACTTTACAGGACTAGCGATGGAGAACCCGTACAACACGTCGTCGACTCTGGCGCTGCAGAGCTTCAACATACCCCCCGAGGGCGTCATACCCGCCTTCCTCTTTGCCAGTCTCAGCTACCTGATCATATTTTTCTGCaacctcatcctcatcctcaccATCGTGCTCCACAAAAACCTGCACCAGCCCAAGCACCTGTTCCTGCTCAACTTGCCCGTCAACGACCTGATCGGCTCCTCGGCCTTCTTCCTGCAGCTCATCAAGGAGATCGTGACGGACAGCAGGAGCATGGATCACTGGGCGTGTGTGGCGCAGGCCTTCTTCATCCACATCTACGCGGCGGGCACCGTGCTCATTCTCACCGCCATGGCCTACGACCGCTACGTGGCCATATGTTTGCCCCTGAAATACAACGCCATCATGACCTACGCACACGTGGTGAGGATAATCAGCGCCGTTTGGGTGAGTTGCCTTCTGCTGATCGGGGTGCTGTTCTACCTGCTTCTGCGTTTGCCCCGTTGCCGCTCTAAAATCACACAACTGTACTGCGACAACCCCAGCCTGCTGAGCCTCGTCTGCGCCAACACGGCCGTCAACAACATTTACGGCCTGGGCATTGTGGCGTTCACTCAGGTGTTGGCCAACGGGATGATTCTGTACACGTATCTCCAGATCCTGGTGGCGTGCTTCTTGTCCAAGCGCTCCGACACCAAAGCCAAAGCTCTGCAGACGTGCGCCACGCACTTGTTTGTCTTTCTGCTGCTGGAGTGTCTGGGTCTTTTCACCATCATCTCCTACCGAGTCAGGAATCTTCCGCAAAATTTCAGGAAATTCTTGGGGTCTTCCACTTTTATTTTCCCGCCGACGCTCAACCCCATCGTCTACGGACTGAGAACTCAAGAGATCCGTAAACATATATGGCATTTTTTTAGGAGAGCAGTCACCTCGTCCTGGTGCGGCATGAGGGTGTTGCGTCCCTCACGTTGAAGCCTcagctataataataataatcagggaTTACTTTTTATATAGCGTTGATCATTCACTCCATATTCACGCATATAGCCTTTTACCatatgtacttatttatttatttacagacaaacaTCGTTTTGTATTTCATTGTTGTTTCTTTTGTAAAtatccgttctgcaaaaaggtcatccctaaAAGCACACAGTTTATGGACacggacccacagttaaaatatacatcatcatataatatccaaaatacatccatccatccattttctaccgcttattcccttcggggtcgcggggggcgctggagcctatctcagctacaatcgggcggaaggcggggtacaccctggacaagtcgccacctcatcgcagggccaacacagatagacagacaacattcacactcacattcacacactagggccaatttagtgttgccaaaaacctatccccaggtgcatgtctttggaggtgggaggaagccggagtacccggagggaacccacgcagtcacggggagaacatgcaaactccacacagaaatacaatacaacacaatacatttcaaaatctacccaccaaatacccatttacaatttcatttataaattagaaaggaatctttaaatccaccaaatcagtctcagtattctattaccgtatttttctgactataagtcgcagtttttttcatagtttggccgggggtgcaacttatactcaggaacgacttatgagtgaaattattaacaaattaccgtaaaatatcaaataatattatttagctcattcacgtaagagactagacgtataagatttcatgggatttagcgattaggagtgacagattgtttggtaaacgtatagcatgttctatatgttatagttatttgaatgattcttaccataatatgttacgttaacataccaggcacgttctcagttggttatttatgcgtcatataacgtacacttattcagcctgttgttcactattctttatttattttaaattgcctttcaagtgtctattcttggtgttgggttttatcaaatacatttcccccaaaaatgcgacttataatccagtgcgatttatatatgtttttttccttctttattatgcattttcggccggtgcgacttatactccggagcgacttatactccgaaaaatacggtactcaaatttgattaaaaggttgcatcttgaagatctgcgataaaCTCATCATACAGAGGTCCAGACCACAattatgcgactaatgtgaattcctcaaccATAGGGGGTGTGTTAAAAGTACGAAGCATAACGTTGCAATAAATTTAGCTTCCATCTGGTGAGGTCCTGtacaacccagcaggcacaagactagagatgtccgataatgtcggccgataaatgctttaaaatgtaatatcggaaattatctgtatcgtttttttaattatcgggaaccccttttttttttttataaaatcaacataaaaaacacaagatacacttacaattagtgcaccaacccaaaaaacctccttccccatttacactcattcacactcattcacacaaaagggttgtttctttctgttattaatattctggttcctacattatatatcaacatatatcaatacagtctgcaagggatacagtccgtaagcacacatgattgtgcgtgctgctggttcactaatagtactaaccttaaacagttaattttactcattttcattaattactagtttctatgtaactgtttttatattattttactttcttttttattcaataattttttatttttttatttatcttattttattttgtaaattttttaaaaaaggaccttatcttcaccatacctggttgtccaaattaggcataataatgtgttaattccacgactgtatatatcagtatcggttgatatcggtatcggtaattaaagagttggacaatatcggaatatcagatatcgacaaaaagccattatcggacatccctacacaagacattaaaaaaacattgagtTCTTGTTGAATTGACGTTgagcaacgtttaatcaatgttggtttctgacgttgatttcatcatcgaaatttggtcatttcccaaccaatattctacaacacaaatacaacgttgaaacaacatgctttttgacaacgtttaatcaatgtctggtggtgacattgatctgaccattgaaatttggtcatttcccaaccaacaacgtagatccaacgttagacaccaactcaatttacaaacacaactattttgctaatttgtttcaaagtcagttttaaaggacatgtatgtataatcaatgttgtatcaatgtcttgtggctGCTGGGAAGTGGGCTGTCGACAAGAGAACCATTCATTTCACATTATTCTTTACTGTTTGTGatattctataccaggggtccccaaactacggccagaTCCggtccgccagcgtccaaaatccagcccacgGGAAGacccaagattaaaaaaaatctaaaatacaaatttgaaaaaaaatgtcctttctaatccattttctaccgcttgttactctaggTGTctcccagccactcagacaaatcatattgtctaaaaatgcattttcccatcgataacgtgacatcatcgcgctcggaagaTATATataaacccaatgcggccccgagtcaaaaagtttggggacacctGTTCTATACCTATGAAAAAATGGGATATGAGTTGTACCTAATATTTATTATACATGTTGTACCTAATATTTACTATACATTTATTcctgtaataataaaaaaatatgtctttAGTTCCACGCAAAACTTGTGTTGGTGAAGGAATTGGGgaactgtttttaatattttccACCGCCACATAACTGCTAAACATGTGAGGTACTAaaggtatttttttttagctcaaaaAGGTACTTTATGTGTTCTTGTGAAATGGTCAGACAAGCTTGTAGGTACAATAGATGTAATATTTTAATCCAGAGACTGAAACTGAAAAGAAAGTAAGATTAGTTTTTGCATACTAATATACAATATGTactacattaataaataaatatataagtgaacgtttctttgtttgctcattttaaaGTCCAAAATGTAAAGTTGTATCCATATGTGTATTTGTTTAAGCATTGTTTTCTTTTCATTTTGGGaatatacttcttttttttttcacttatgGACACATTTTGCACCAGTGAGGACATTGTAAATAATGCTGCATTAATTAAACAACCAACAGGTGGAGCCAAACTCAAACAATATAATTATGATTGAACTTTTTTGGAATGATTTGGGCGTGGCTCTGTGCATTTTGCTTCCCCCTTGTGGTCATCAGCTAGAACCAGCAGGCAAACATTTGGCATACTAAAAAactattattttaatttattttgtaaatcaCACAGAATGTAAATcaatctaataaaataaaatagagcagCGCAAGACTCCAACCAAATCCCAACTTTACAATACTTTggatataaatttaaaaacaattgggAAGATTCACAAATACAGCCTtatacattactaaaaaaaatggaaaacaaaatTAATTATAGCAATGAGATCAtgattaaaaatattaaacaacAAATTAAATCAATTACAATCACAGAAACCATATATGTATCATCCTTATGTGAGTTTAGATCATGGGCTGTCTTACTTGCAACTTATGCACTTATGATTAAGGGCTCTATAAATACATTTCAATTGATTGACtaattgattaattattattattatcacttatCAGCTTCTGTCAGCGTTACAGCCATTAATACAAAACAATAATAGTCACAGTTGCTTAtgcttgcattgcatctcataagctggaCAACCACACTGTCACCATTATTCACCACAAGTAAGAAACTATTCTAAGTTTATTTAATAGGAAAATAAAATTCacataatggatcccatatttcgAGATATGATTCGTTATATCATCCAAATGCAGTTTTTTCCCACCGATACCATCTCAATAGAAACATGGTTTCTTGTGCGAAACGAAATTTAACTGCAGCTTATTTTTGCTGTTTGTTGGAACTTTGAGTCCACATCTGTACATGATACTGTATGTTTGACTTTGTCTTTCTCTATTAGCATTTTATGTGCTTGTGTTGTACAGCGGTAGTGTTCACCCGGATTGCAAATGTTCACAGGTGAAACCAAAGTGAATCACTGGAATAAACATGAAAGAAACACATGgaaactttaaaggggaactgcacttttgggggatttttgtctttcattcacaatctttatgtaagacaagcacaaatgtgttgtttttttttcatgcattcttactagtaaataaatgcgagcaaatGTCTGCTTTCAATGGAGTTATTCTGCctacaaagccctctaaaaaaagcataaaaaaacTTCCATCATATGATAATGCAGTAACGcgcacattcataacaacatgcaatatttacgtattttgcccaTTTTGGCAGCAtggtactcccattagctgtattCTTATCCGCCTCAtacttgctgtattttacgaattagaatgcatataaacatttttaaaacatgacGAAACTAACATTATTGCAGCACAAATAAGCACAAACAATTGGACAAGGTAAGAGGGATGGGGGGGACTCACAAATCGTTAATAACTTGAAagttattgtcagaataattgtatctaagttatcacaagactttgtgtttcaatgagttcccggcgagcagacaaaagctgtctttgatcttaccaatcaaaaggcttgtaaaactccactgtgtaggatggggagcgacatgaaggtgtcggttgtctttacccgagatctacaaagcggagaggaggcagggcctgacctgcctccaggcaccttttctttgaactgttttacgaccttttcttttaactgttttgtaaccaaaggcgatggctgtttacgacccccctcccttagaaacaactgttgccatgtaatcagggaaagtccaaataaaagagaaggcgtacaatctttcgtcagagcgtgggacgacactgtaggggtacagtgtctacgcgttacttctcaattgagctaaattgaattctgtctctgtttaattccttgcttcttgtcttgtttaatagatgtcatcagtgtttgaacctgacagttataGTGAGATATGAAAATATAGTAACgcattaattacatgttaataacataaaacaataaagcattaacttaaaaactataatagttaaaccaaaaatatatgcattacaaacaaatgggacaagtttgagaatattttgacatagttgggagcggggggtggggggtctaGTTATGATAATAACGTATTAActgcacattaataacataaaacaagaaaatgttgGTTAGACCAAAGATTTCTGCAGCATAAACAAAGCACACACgaatgggacacgtttggggaacTTTTGACATGGTTGGGGTGGGGGGTCTAGTTATGAGTAATAACACATTAGTTATATATGAATACCATAAAACCTTACTAACTTAAAAAATTGTATCGGCACAAACGAGCACGGACGATGGAGACAAGTCTTGGGAGATTTGAACATGGTGTGGGTGGGGGATCAACTTCATGCAGGTGACTCACAAAACTTAAAAGTTATAATAGTAAGACCAATAATATAGTAATGcattattacatgttaataacattaaaaaaaagtgtgaacaacataaaaactacaatagttcAACAACAATGTTTGTAGCACAAACGAGCACGAACCATTAGGAGAAgtctggggagattttgacatagttggggaggGTGTGCTGATTATGAATACTTTAAtacattaataatttaaaaagtatagtagtttgacaaaaaaatgcaGAACAAACAAATGGCACAAGTTTGGAgtgatttggacaaggtggggggggggggctaaaaTGACGTCACTTGACAGAAAACGTGTTTTAGAaaagtgtttgtatatatatatatatatatatatatatatatatatatatatatatatatatatatatatatatatatatatatatatatatatatatacatatatacatatatatatatataaacatgcatatatatatatacatatacatatatgtatatatatatatatatatatatatatatatatatatatatatatatatatatatacatatatacatatacatatatatatatatatacatatatatatatatacatatacatatatatatatatacatatatatacatacatatatatatatatatatatatatatatatatatatatatatatatatatatatatatatatatatatatatatatatatatatatatatatatatatatacatatatacatatatatacatatacatacatatatacacaaaacaGTTTTGTGGTAATATTTGGCAACATTggggtaaaacatgttttttttatgcagCTAATAAATCGTATGATAATAACAGATGTGTACCTCCAATGATGTGAGAGCAACCAATACACTGCGTGCTATATTAAAAAATACACGTGCAGTAATGCATTCATAGACTCATTCAATATGGTCGCATCCACTTACTGTATATCTGCTTATCATCTGAATTCCCCTATTGGGCTTTGATTGGCACAACAATGTTGGTAAATGTTGTTTGTCTTCCACTTGGCTCATTAAGGTAATGACTTCTTTGTTTGTGAGATGTAACATGGGTTAAAGTAAGACATGTCAAACTCAAGAGACTCCAGAGGCAACACTAAACCCTGTT from Entelurus aequoreus isolate RoL-2023_Sb linkage group LG10, RoL_Eaeq_v1.1, whole genome shotgun sequence includes the following:
- the LOC133659090 gene encoding olfactory receptor 52B2-like; the encoded protein is MENPYNTSSTLALQSFNIPPEGVIPAFLFASLSYLIIFFCNLILILTIVLHKNLHQPKHLFLLNLPVNDLIGSSAFFLQLIKEIVTDSRSMDHWACVAQAFFIHIYAAGTVLILTAMAYDRYVAICLPLKYNAIMTYAHVVRIISAVWVSCLLLIGVLFYLLLRLPRCRSKITQLYCDNPSLLSLVCANTAVNNIYGLGIVAFTQVLANGMILYTYLQILVACFLSKRSDTKAKALQTCATHLFVFLLLECLGLFTIISYRVRNLPQNFRKFLGSSTFIFPPTLNPIVYGLRTQEIRKHIWHFFRRAVTSSWCGMRVLRPSR